The Changchengzhania lutea genomic sequence AAATAATATCCGTTTTAGCTGATAATTTTCCCAGCTATGACCAAGCCTTAATTTTAGTAAATTCAACCATATATGGTGGTACTGGTGGTCCTTTTCCTGTGGCGTCTAGAGGATCTTATAATGGTGTTAGTGCCAATGAACTTGCGATTCATGAATTGGGTCACTCTCTTTTTGATTTAAAAGATGAGTATGAACTTCCCGCAGGGTATTACGCCGAAGCCATTAACATGACACAAGAAATTAACCCAAGCACTATAAAGTGGAAAAATTGGTTAAATATCAATGCCGTCGGAATCTATCCTTACGGCAGTTCCGGTGAGCCTTCTACTTGGAATAGACCTCATAAAAATTGTAAAATGAGGTATTTAGGCGTTCCTTTTTGTTCGGTCTGTAAAGAAGGTATCATTGAGAAAATCCATGCTTTGGTGTCTCCTATTGATAATTATACGCCTGTTTCTAATACCATTGACGACCCGTCGTTTCCTATAGGATTTCAATTAGCTTTAATAGAAGAACCAAACCCTAATAGGCTTACAACGCGTTGGACGTTAAATACCATGACTATCGCAAATAATGTTAATAACGTTTCTCTAACGGAGACCGATTTAAACACGGGCACGAATGACTTGCTTGCTGTAGTTCATGATGCCACGGATTTATTACGCGTTACAAACCACGACACGTTTCATGTGTACACCGTAGCTTGGACAATTAACTATTCTACTTTCGGAATTGAAGATATTACCAGCAAAGTGGCTCAGTATAGCATAGACATGCACCCAAACCCAGCAAGCAGTATTTTAAATCTGAAATTTAAAAGTGACCACACAGATGCGCTAATAGTCAAAATAATAAGTATAGATGGAAAAATTCTAAAAACCGCCTCCATTACTAATACCGTTTTAAATACAATAGATATTAGTCATTTTAGTCAAGGTATATATATGGCAAATTTTTATGCTAATAACACCCTTATTGCCAGTAAGCGAATCGTTAAAAATTAACCTATTTAATCTTTAGGAATCCGTTTCTTTAAAAGTAGAATTTGTCCGAGGTGGCTGGATTGATGCTCCATCACATGAAACCAAGCCCAATGCATATTCATTCTATAACCTTGTGGAACTTCATTAAGCCATGCATCATCTTGTTCCTTAAAATACGCTAAAGTTTTAGCACGAACGTCTTTGTAAATCTTTAAATAGTATGAAATAGGTTTCCCTTTAAATTTTGCTCTTGCCTTGTCGCCCATAGACATAGGTGTACCCCATTCTTCTTGTTCTTCCTCGTTAAATTCTCTTTTTTCAAAGGTATATACTTGATAGAATTTTTCAATAGCCGCCAAATGCATCACCAAAGTACCAATGGTGTTAGCG encodes the following:
- a CDS encoding DinB family protein — protein: MKLVSIILVCVLSAFTSNAQMLINSEEGFTPQIGIMVSMLNDMSNRVERTVKDLDINETDFLLDENANTIGTLVMHLAAIEKFYQVYTFEKREFNEEEQEEWGTPMSMGDKARAKFKGKPISYYLKIYKDVRAKTLAYFKEQDDAWLNEVPQGYRMNMHWAWFHVMEHQSSHLGQILLLKKRIPKD
- a CDS encoding T9SS type A sorting domain-containing protein, producing the protein MRRLLLLIILLYINFLSAQVFDKETIKFSGNTDNRINLVILSEGYQTSELDKFIDDAINFKNAMFSQSPFIEYAKYFNVYAIKVPSNESGADHPGTAFDTFEPAEPIVTADTYFNATFDAFGYHRYLYYGIDYANAASAESKIISVLADNFPSYDQALILVNSTIYGGTGGPFPVASRGSYNGVSANELAIHELGHSLFDLKDEYELPAGYYAEAINMTQEINPSTIKWKNWLNINAVGIYPYGSSGEPSTWNRPHKNCKMRYLGVPFCSVCKEGIIEKIHALVSPIDNYTPVSNTIDDPSFPIGFQLALIEEPNPNRLTTRWTLNTMTIANNVNNVSLTETDLNTGTNDLLAVVHDATDLLRVTNHDTFHVYTVAWTINYSTFGIEDITSKVAQYSIDMHPNPASSILNLKFKSDHTDALIVKIISIDGKILKTASITNTVLNTIDISHFSQGIYMANFYANNTLIASKRIVKN